A genome region from Gossypium hirsutum isolate 1008001.06 chromosome A04, Gossypium_hirsutum_v2.1, whole genome shotgun sequence includes the following:
- the LOC107903335 gene encoding GDSL esterase/lipase At1g28570 isoform X2 — translation MATCFLSSYWLKQQFIIVVFLFTVISSISLPVNGCFTSIFSFGDSMSDTGNSIEISVLETGKLPDGAFPPNGRTFFHRPTGRACDGRLVIDFLVGGAGGLNSSFPGIYNPNTNVSLVDEVNSFIQFLNLRTDFKQLLRNSLIVMGEIGGNDYSHAFKQGKSIEDVRNFVLPIVDSITSSINELIELGAVTFLVPGNFPVGCFASYLTLFQGSDKDQYDPLTGCLTWLNQFSQNHNQLLRKELEKIRNLHPDTNIVYADYYSTTLRIYNSPNKFGFKETLKACCGTGGLYNYNLSRACGYPPLRRCCNDPSSYMSWDGIHYTEAVNRLITNVVFEELMNSIHSLNNLCPASTINKLRMIYPKSEM, via the exons ATGGCTACTTGCTTTTTATCATCATATTGGTTAAAGCAACAGTTCATCATTGTTGTCTTTCTCTTTACCGTAATATCCAGCATCAGTTTACCGGTGAATGGATGTTTCACATCGATTTTCAGCTTCGGGGATTCCATGTCGGATACCGGCAACTCAATTGAGATTTCAGTTTTGGAAACCGGCAAGCTTCCTGACGGTGCTTTTCCTCCAAATGGCCGCACCTTCTTCCACCGTCCAACTGGCCGCGCTTGCGATGGCCGCTTGGTTATCGATTTCCTTG TTGGGGGTGCTGGTGGACTCAATTCTTCATTTCCTGGAATCTATAATCCCAACACCAACGTATCTTTAGTAGATGAAGTGAATTCCTTCATACAGTTTCTTAATTTACGTACAGATTTCAAACAGCTCCTACGGAACTCCTTGATTGTGATGGGAGAAATTGGGGGAAATGATTACAGTCATGCCTTCAAGCAAGGAAAAAGCATTGAGGATGTTCGAAACTTTGTTCTTCCTATTGTTGATTCTATAACTTCATCAATCAAT GAGTTGATCGAGTTAGGTGCAGTGACATTTCTGGTCCCTGGAAACTTCCCAGTTGGATGCTTTGCCTCTTATTTGACACTGTTTCAAGGTTCAGACAAGGATCAATATGATCCCTTAACTGGTTGTCTAACATGGTTGAACCAATTCTCTCAAAACCACAATCAATTACTTCGAAAAGAACTCGAAAAAATCCGAAACCTTCATCCCGACACCAACATTGTTTATGCTGATTATTACAGCACTACATTGAGGATTTACAATTCTCCAAACAAATTCG GGTTTAAAGAAACATTGAAGGCTTGCTGTGGAACTGGAGGTCTTTACAATTACAATCTTTCGAGAGCTTGTGGTTATCCGCCATTAAGACGATGTTGCAATGACCCTTCTTCGTATATGAGCTGGGATGGAATCCATTATACAGAAGCAGTCAACAGATTGATTACCAATGTTGTATTTGAGGAATTGATGAACAGCATTCATAGTTTAAATAACTTGTGTCCTGCATCAACTATAAACAAATTGAGAATGATATATCCAAAGTCAGAGATGTAA
- the LOC107903335 gene encoding GDSL esterase/lipase At1g28570 isoform X1, with translation MATCFLSSYWLKQQFIIVVFLFTVISSISLPVNGCFTSIFSFGDSMSDTGNSIEISVLETGKLPDGAFPPNGRTFFHRPTGRACDGRLVIDFLAEALGLPFLPPYYRYKNGTSDKFESGVNFAVGGAGGLNSSFPGIYNPNTNVSLVDEVNSFIQFLNLRTDFKQLLRNSLIVMGEIGGNDYSHAFKQGKSIEDVRNFVLPIVDSITSSINELIELGAVTFLVPGNFPVGCFASYLTLFQGSDKDQYDPLTGCLTWLNQFSQNHNQLLRKELEKIRNLHPDTNIVYADYYSTTLRIYNSPNKFGFKETLKACCGTGGLYNYNLSRACGYPPLRRCCNDPSSYMSWDGIHYTEAVNRLITNVVFEELMNSIHSLNNLCPASTINKLRMIYPKSEM, from the exons ATGGCTACTTGCTTTTTATCATCATATTGGTTAAAGCAACAGTTCATCATTGTTGTCTTTCTCTTTACCGTAATATCCAGCATCAGTTTACCGGTGAATGGATGTTTCACATCGATTTTCAGCTTCGGGGATTCCATGTCGGATACCGGCAACTCAATTGAGATTTCAGTTTTGGAAACCGGCAAGCTTCCTGACGGTGCTTTTCCTCCAAATGGCCGCACCTTCTTCCACCGTCCAACTGGCCGCGCTTGCGATGGCCGCTTGGTTATCGATTTCCTTG CTGAAGCTTTGGGATTGCCATTTCTTCCACCATATTATCGATATAAAAATGGAACATCAGATAAATTTGAAAGTGGTGTGAATTTTGCAGTTGGGGGTGCTGGTGGACTCAATTCTTCATTTCCTGGAATCTATAATCCCAACACCAACGTATCTTTAGTAGATGAAGTGAATTCCTTCATACAGTTTCTTAATTTACGTACAGATTTCAAACAGCTCCTACGGAACTCCTTGATTGTGATGGGAGAAATTGGGGGAAATGATTACAGTCATGCCTTCAAGCAAGGAAAAAGCATTGAGGATGTTCGAAACTTTGTTCTTCCTATTGTTGATTCTATAACTTCATCAATCAAT GAGTTGATCGAGTTAGGTGCAGTGACATTTCTGGTCCCTGGAAACTTCCCAGTTGGATGCTTTGCCTCTTATTTGACACTGTTTCAAGGTTCAGACAAGGATCAATATGATCCCTTAACTGGTTGTCTAACATGGTTGAACCAATTCTCTCAAAACCACAATCAATTACTTCGAAAAGAACTCGAAAAAATCCGAAACCTTCATCCCGACACCAACATTGTTTATGCTGATTATTACAGCACTACATTGAGGATTTACAATTCTCCAAACAAATTCG GGTTTAAAGAAACATTGAAGGCTTGCTGTGGAACTGGAGGTCTTTACAATTACAATCTTTCGAGAGCTTGTGGTTATCCGCCATTAAGACGATGTTGCAATGACCCTTCTTCGTATATGAGCTGGGATGGAATCCATTATACAGAAGCAGTCAACAGATTGATTACCAATGTTGTATTTGAGGAATTGATGAACAGCATTCATAGTTTAAATAACTTGTGTCCTGCATCAACTATAAACAAATTGAGAATGATATATCCAAAGTCAGAGATGTAA